The Streptomyces sp. NBC_01317 genomic interval TGAGCATCACGGGGTAGCCGATCGACTCGGCCGCGGCCAGTGCCGTTCCGAGGTCGGGCAGCAGGTCCGTACCGGGGGCGAGCGGTACGCCGGCCGTCCGGGCGGCGGCGCGTGCGGTGTGTTTGGCGCCGAACAGCTCCAGTTGCTCCGGGGTCGGTCCGACGAAGACGATGCCGGCGTCCTCGCAGCGCCGGGCGAATCCGGCGTCCTCGGAGAGGAACCCGTAGCCGGGGTGGATGGCGCCCGCTCCGGTGTCCTTCGCGGCCCGCAGGATCAACTCCCCATGGAGATAGGACTCCTTGGGCGCGGCGGGACCGATCCGTACGGCGTGGTCCGCGAGCCGGACGTGGGGTGCGGGGCGGTCGGGGTCGGAGAAGACCGCGACGGTACGGAGGCCGAGGCGGCGGGCCGTGCGGATGATCCGTACGGCGATCTCGCCCCGGTTGGCGACGAGGAGGGTGTCGAAGGCGGGGGTGAGGGTGGTGGTCATGAGATGGCCGCCGTGATCGTCATCTCCACCGGCGTCGGGTCGAAGCCGTTGCACGGGTTGTTGATCTGGGGGCAGTTGGAGACGAGGACCAGGACGTCGGTCTCGGCGCGGAGGGTGACGCGCAGGCCGGGCGCCGACAGGCCGTCCACGATGCCGAGCGTGCCGTCCTTCTCCACCGGCACGTTCATGTACCAGTTGATGTTGGAGACCAGGTCGCGCTTGCCGAGGCCGTAACGGGCCCCCTCGGAGAGGAAGTTGTCCACGCAGGCGTGCTGTGACCACGTGTGGTGGCCGTAGCGCAGGGTGTTGGACTCCTTCGAGCAGGCGCCGCCGAGGGTGTCGTGGCGGCCGCAGGTGTCCTCGGTGACCGTCATCAGCGGGGTGTGTTCGTTGGACAGCAGCACACTTCCCGTGGTGAGGAAGATGGTGCCCTGCGCGTGGAGGGTGTCGGGGGCGCTGTAGCGGACGGCGGTGTCGTGGGCGTCGTACACCAGGAAGTCGACGGCCTGGTTGCCGCCCAGGTCGGTGAGGGTGAGGTGGTCGCCCCGGCGGACGACGGCGGACCAGGCGGCGCGGGCCGGGACGACGACGGAGCGCGTCGCGGGTGTCACGTCGGCGCTCATCGGATCCCCCTGGAGGCCAGCGCCTCTTCGGTGTTGAGGAACGCGCGACGCCCCTCGGGGGTCGCCTCCCGGATCGGGTCGCCGGGCGGTGTCGGACCGGCGGCCCAGGCCAGCACCTCCAGCGGGGTGCTGGTGTACGCGGGGCGCGGGTCGAGCGGGTGCGGCACGTTCGCGATCAGTACGGTCAGGTCCTGCTCGGCGCGCAGGGTGACCGATCCGCCGGGCCCGTACGAACCGGTGAAGGCGAGCGTGCCGTCCTCCCGTACCTCCACGCCCTGGAAGAAGGAGACCGACGGCGGCAGGTCGCGGGGTTCGAGACCGTGCTTGAGGGCGGCCAGTTTGAGGAGTTCACGGCCGGCGGGGGTGGCGGAGTGCGGGGCGCCGTCCCCGTACCGCTCGGTGTTCCGCCGCAGGGTCGAGGTGCCGCAGAGGGCGTCGTGCCTGCCGCCGGTCGTGTCGGTGACGAGCGAGGCGAGGACGCGGCCCTGGTCGGAGAGGAGCAGCCGGCCCGCGCCCAGGTAGGCGTTCCACTGGACCTTGACGGTGTCCGCCGTGTTGAGCCGCTCCCAGGGGCGGCCGTCCACATGGAGCAGGAGGTGCGCGCAGGCGTCGCCGCACAGGTCCGTGAGCCGGATCTCGGTGCCGCGCGCCACGGCCCGGTGGGTGTAGCCGCCGCCGGCGACGGTCTCCGCCCACACCAGGTGGCCCGCCTCGCAGGGGGGCGCGGGCCAGTCGGTGGCGGGCACCACCGGCATGGCGTCGGTCCTGGTCCCGGCCTGGGCGCGGGCGTGGTCCCTGGCGCCGTACGTCGTGGATGTCGCCTTCGCTGCCGCTTTCGCCATGGCGTGACCTCCGGTTTCTGTCGTCCGACAGAAATTAGAGGGGTGGGGGGATTCGGAGCGATTGCCCGTCTGTTGCACGGGAGTTACGGGACGCTCACCGTGAGCGGCCAAGATCCGCGGAAACACCTGTGTGCGACGATCGGTGCCATGGGCACGACGGGACGACGGGTCGGAAGGCCGCGCGCCGCGCAGCGGCCGGACAGCGGGCTGGCGGTGCGGGACGAGCTGCTCGGGGCGGCGGCCGAGCTGTTCACGACGCTCGGGTACGCGGCGACCACGACGCGGACGGTCGCCGAGCGCGCGGGCCTGCGGCAGGCCACGATGTACCACTACTTCGACGGCAAGGAGGACCTCCTGGCCGAGCTGCTGGAGTCGACCGTGACGCCCTCGCTGGCGCTCGCGCGCGGGCTGCTCGCCGAGGAGGGGCGGTCGCCGGAGACCAGGCTGTGGGACCTGTGCCGCTCGGACGTGGAGCTGCTGTGCGGCGGCCCGCACAACCTGGGCGGCCTGTACCTGCTGCCGGAGGTGAGGGCGGAGCGCTTCGCCGGCTTCCACCGGGTACGGGCCGACCTCAAGGACGCGTACGGCCAGCTGCTCGCCGCGACGGGCCCCGGATCCCTCCTGGACAAGGGCGAGTTGGCGGTCCGCACGGACCTGGTGTTCGGCCTGATCGAGGGTGTGATCCTGGTCCACCGCTCGGACCCCGACCGCCCGGTGGAAGCATTCGCGGCGGCGACGGCGGACGCGGCGCTGCGGATCGTGGGGGTGACGGCGGAGGGGGCGTGAGGGGGCGGGCGCGGGCGCTCCGGCGGTGCGCGCGGTGCTCGGTCGAGGCCGGCTCGCGCTCCAGCCCCCGGCTCGCGCCCCGGCCCCCGGCCTGCGCCCCGTCCCCGGCACGGGCGTCGGCCCCCGGCCTGCCCCGGCACCTGCCCCCGGCCCGGCACGGGCCACGGCCCCGCCTTCGGCCCGGCTCGGCCCCTCGCCCGGCCCCGGCTCGGGCCTGGCCCGGGGGCCCGCTCCGGCCCCGCTCCGGCCCGGCCCCGCTCCGGCCCGGCCCCGCTCGGAGCCGGCTCAGGTCCGACCCAGGTCCGGGGCAGGTCCGACCTTGGCTCAGAGGTGGGGCCGCGCCGGGCCCCGTACCAGTGCCTTCGCCAGTGTCACCAGATCCGCCGCGTCCAGCACCCGGTTCCCGAAGCCGGGGAGGGGGACGTGCAGCGGTTCGGTCCAGCGGGGCGGGATCGCCGACAGGCCGTGGATCGCGCCCGCCAGGGTTCCGGTCACCGCAGCCACCGTGTCCGTGTCTCCGCCCAGGTCGATCGCGGCGGCCACGGCCGTCTCGTACGAATCCGTCGTGCGCAGCGCCCAGAGCGCGGAGCCCAGGCACGGCCAGACGGCGCCGTTGAACTCCGTGGCCAGGCCGGGGTGCCAGTCGGGAGCCAGGGCGGTGGCCCAGCGCGGGCGGTGGTCCTCGGTCACCTGGGCGAGGGTGGCCGGGACGGCGGCCACCGGATCGCCGCCGTCCAGCGCGACCCGTACCAGTTCGTGCAGGACGGCCGTACCTTCCCAGGCGGCCCCGTCGCCGTGGGTGAGCGCGGCGATCCGCCGGGCGGCGGCCATCGTGGCCTCCTGGCCGGCTCCGGCGAAGTGAACGGCGGAGGTGGCGGCTCGCATCAGTGAACCGTTGCCCGCCGCCCGGCCGGTCCGCTGGAAGTGGAGGGGCGCGGCCAGATCCCAGGGGTCGCCGGACGTCAGTACGTCCTCGGTCTGGAGGCCGATGTCCTTCGGGTCGGCGGCCGCCCAGCGCCGG includes:
- a CDS encoding TetR/AcrR family transcriptional regulator produces the protein MGTTGRRVGRPRAAQRPDSGLAVRDELLGAAAELFTTLGYAATTTRTVAERAGLRQATMYHYFDGKEDLLAELLESTVTPSLALARGLLAEEGRSPETRLWDLCRSDVELLCGGPHNLGGLYLLPEVRAERFAGFHRVRADLKDAYGQLLAATGPGSLLDKGELAVRTDLVFGLIEGVILVHRSDPDRPVEAFAAATADAALRIVGVTAEGA
- a CDS encoding urea amidolyase associated protein UAAP1, with translation MAKAAAKATSTTYGARDHARAQAGTRTDAMPVVPATDWPAPPCEAGHLVWAETVAGGGYTHRAVARGTEIRLTDLCGDACAHLLLHVDGRPWERLNTADTVKVQWNAYLGAGRLLLSDQGRVLASLVTDTTGGRHDALCGTSTLRRNTERYGDGAPHSATPAGRELLKLAALKHGLEPRDLPPSVSFFQGVEVREDGTLAFTGSYGPGGSVTLRAEQDLTVLIANVPHPLDPRPAYTSTPLEVLAWAAGPTPPGDPIREATPEGRRAFLNTEEALASRGIR
- a CDS encoding urea amidolyase associated protein UAAP2, which codes for MSADVTPATRSVVVPARAAWSAVVRRGDHLTLTDLGGNQAVDFLVYDAHDTAVRYSAPDTLHAQGTIFLTTGSVLLSNEHTPLMTVTEDTCGRHDTLGGACSKESNTLRYGHHTWSQHACVDNFLSEGARYGLGKRDLVSNINWYMNVPVEKDGTLGIVDGLSAPGLRVTLRAETDVLVLVSNCPQINNPCNGFDPTPVEMTITAAIS
- a CDS encoding ADP-ribosylglycohydrolase family protein, giving the protein MTESATRMTPQDHPTRTDRAAGAVVGSAVGDALGAPFEFGPAGVYSARFPDGVGAMCGGGGWDPGEATDDTQMAVLVGESLLERGGPDLADIFDRFRRWAAADPKDIGLQTEDVLTSGDPWDLAAPLHFQRTGRAAGNGSLMRAATSAVHFAGAGQEATMAAARRIAALTHGDGAAWEGTAVLHELVRVALDGGDPVAAVPATLAQVTEDHRPRWATALAPDWHPGLATEFNGAVWPCLGSALWALRTTDSYETAVAAAIDLGGDTDTVAAVTGTLAGAIHGLSAIPPRWTEPLHVPLPGFGNRVLDAADLVTLAKALVRGPARPHL